Proteins encoded in a region of the Sugiyamaella lignohabitans strain CBS 10342 chromosome B, complete sequence genome:
- the MVP1 gene encoding Mvp1p (Protein required for sorting proteins to the vacuole; Mvp1p and Vps1p act in concert to promote membrane traffic to the vacuole; participates in transcription initiation and/or early elongation of specific genes; interacts with 'foot domain' of RNA polymerase II; deletion results in abnormal CTD-Ser5 phosphorylation of RNA polymerase II at specific promoter regions; protein abundance increases in response to DNA replication stress; GO_component: GO:0005737 - cytoplasm [Evidence IEA,IEA]; GO_component: GO:0005737 - cytoplasm [Evidence IDA] [PMID 7862158]; GO_component: GO:0016020 - membrane [Evidence IEA,IEA]; GO_component: GO:0005634 - nucleus [Evidence IDA] [PMID 21954159]; GO_function: GO:0035091 - phosphatidylinositol binding [Evidence IEA]; GO_function: GO:0032266 - phosphatidylinositol-3-phosphate binding [Evidence IDA] [PMID 11557775]; GO_process: GO:0006623 - protein targeting to vacuole [Evidence IMP] [PMID 7862158]; GO_process: GO:0015031 - protein transport [Evidence IEA]; GO_process: GO:0006810 - transport [Evidence IEA]) has product MSLFGDDNDLFGRASGPGGGNDDDLWSLPQPKGSSKDRISSLLAGVSVPQSYDELYNRVRSSDGRVGIAGLEDVIGESAISVGTGELIVNLVTKGKSNQSLDRDSWNVAMALVGLAQAGEDDLGLDAVDFSRDNLPEVSLPRTGRTLSRARDSSNVTNGGNVTSNGNNNNNYSSSGNGGHHGSTLTTGTSAFSRESSIGSEYQSAPPTSAWGSDQMTDPSLTSSSPVPSLPLGSSDTNPGSSDSGAISAPWSNSASDPNNYNPTSKDTITITLAPEREGIFMFRHVVYNLEGTINYSEYSNTPKTFKVVRRYSNFLWLQDCLVKKYPFRLLAVLPPKRLAVDGRYLSSDSYFLERRRRGLSRFINQIIKHPLLRKDKLVVMFLTVDTEPSVWQKQASLKIEEEFAHRIISPAFVAKWNQDEETARWRAVNESAILCLEAVTQLCFIADRVSRRQDAMSADYNKMSQSFSSLAQNIGRLYSSQSGDIPVINAGIGSAIKYTSTTSALLRDESQSVDIGFLEELKQLREFLTSFKVSDSASGGWGAAPDPVAPASQEFAGIVDATTRVKREKPRGLGQSPSRRRQCHQRIVLTNRKYLSDMRSLAGIRSRSSREESRQARAS; this is encoded by the coding sequence ATGTCACTATTTGGTGACGACAACGATCTGTTTGGAAGAGCTTCGGGTCCTGGGGGAGGTAATGACGACGACCTATGGTCACTTCCTCAACCCAAAGGTTCCTCCAAAGATAGAATTTCTAGTCTTCTTGCTGGGGTCTCAGTACCTCAGTCTTATGATGAGCTTTATAATAGAGTTAGATCGTCTGATGGTCGTGTGGGCATAGCTGGCCTTGAAGATGTTATTGGAGAATCAGCAATCAGTGTGGGCACTGGAGAATTGATAGTCAATCTAGTCACAAAGGGCAAAAGCAATCAGTCCCTGGATAGAGATTCCTGGAATGTGGCAATGGCACTTGTTGGATTAGCCCAAGCTGGTGAAGACGATCTTGGTTTAGATGCTGTAGATTTCAGTCGTGATAATTTACCAGAGGTGTCTCTACCTCGTACTGGTCGGACGCTTTCTAGAGCTCGTGACAGTAGCAATGTCACTAATGGCGGTAATGTcaccagcaatggcaataacaacaacaattacagcagcagtggaaATGGTGGCCATCATGGGTCAACATTGACAACAGGAACTTCAGCATTTAGTCGAGAGAGCTCTATAGGATCTGAATACCAGTCTGCACCACCAACTTCTGCATGGGGAAGTGACCAAATGACCGATCCCAGCTTGACATCGAGCTCGCCTGTACCTTCGTTACCTCTTGGTTCATCCGACACTAATCCCGGGTCATCAGATTCAGGTGCCATTTCAGCTCCATGGTCGAATTCTGCATCGGACCCCAATAATTACAATCCCACTTCAAAAGACACTATTACTATTACATTGGCACCTGAAAGAGAAGGCATTTTCATGTTTCGCCATGTTGTGTATAACCTTGAAGGCACTATCAATTACTCCGAGTACTCCAATACTCCTAAAACATTCAAAGTGGTTAGAAGATACAGCAACTTTTTGTGGTTGCAAGACTGCTTGgtcaaaaaatatccatTTCGCCTGTTGGCCGTTCTGCCACCGAAACGACTGGCTGTTGATGGCCGGTACCTGTCATCCGACTCATATTTTCTTGAACGACGGAGAAGAGGGTTGTCACGATTCATTAATCAGATAATTAAACACCCGCTGCTGCGAAAAGACAAGCTAGTAGTCATGTTCTTAACTGTTGACACCGAGCCATCTGTATGGCAAAAACAGGCCTCGCTCAAAATAGAAGAGGAGTTTGCTCACCGCATCATCTCTCCGGCATTTGTTGCCAAATGGAACCAAGATGAAGAGACCGCCAGATGGCGGGCAGTCAACGAGTCGGCTATTTTGTGTCTCGAAGCAGTTACCCAGCTCTGTTTCATAGCCGACCGAGTGTCACGACGCCAGGATGCCATGAGTGCCGACTACAATAAGATGTCGCAATCGTTCAGCTCCTTGGCGCAAAACATTGGCAGACTCTACTCTAGCCAATCTGGCGATATCCCCGTCATCAACGCCGGTATCGGATCCGCCATCAAATACACATCCACCACCTCTGCTCTCCTGCGTGACGAGAGCCAATCGGTCGACATTGGCTTCCTGGAAGAACTCAAACAGCTCCGCGAGTTTCTCACCAGTTTCAAGGTAAGTGacagtgcctccggcggctggggcgctgccccagaccccgtagctcctgcttcgcaggagtttgctgggatcgtcgacgcaacgactcgagtgaagcgagagaagccacggggtctggggcagagccccagccgccggaggcagtgccaCCAGCGGATAGTACTAACGAACAGGAAATATTTGTCCGATATGAGAAGCTTGGCGGGAATAAGATCGAGGAGCTCCAGAGAAGAGTCGAGGCAAGCACGGGCAAGCTGA
- the TAF4 gene encoding Taf4p (TFIID subunit (48 kDa); involved in RNA polymerase II transcription initiation; potential Cdc28p substrate; GO_component: GO:0005634 - nucleus [Evidence IEA,IEA]; GO_component: GO:0005669 - transcription factor TFIID complex [Evidence IEA]; GO_component: GO:0005669 - transcription factor TFIID complex [Evidence IDA] [PMID 10788514]; GO_component: GO:0005669 - transcription factor TFIID complex [Evidence IDA] [PMID 15448131]; GO_function: GO:0001102 - RNA polymerase II activating transcription factor binding [Evidence IDA,IPI] [PMID 12501245]; GO_function: GO:0001075 - RNA polymerase II core promoter sequence-specific DNA binding transcription factor activity involved in preinitiation complex assembly [Evidence IC] [PMID 15448131]; GO_function: GO:0003682 - chromatin binding [Evidence IDA] [PMID 12600943]; GO_process: GO:0006352 - DNA-templated transcription, initiation [Evidence IEA]; GO_process: GO:0051123 - RNA polymerase II transcriptional preinitiation complex assembly [Evidence IC] [PMID 10788514]; GO_process: GO:0006355 - regulation of transcription, DNA-templated [Evidence IEA]; GO_process: GO:0006366 - transcription from RNA polymerase II promoter [Evidence IDA] [PMID 12138208]; GO_process: GO:0006366 - transcription from RNA polymerase II promoter [Evidence IDA] [PMID 15448131]; GO_process: GO:0006351 - transcription, DNA-templated [Evidence IEA]) codes for MSTPGASTPSSKRPSPPSGYAISASKRLKGDEDVVRTAGDRTTSGSATPHGGTHGGSAVDPDKLSDALLSAGVDLKEEENLLSSTLQRNDYPAGVPMPGNQANAYIQTPPPPPPLVQTPFLDPRNVQRSIFKSSNEQGVRYVIDKENEIASVISASCEEWLNNIITSAVSLSRHRRRSRNDVHSNIAKALRNIAIKDKEQEEKYAARRLAMDLASGDPSAADEKRQQENEETQHRATNATALMMTQGRKKYSWMTGGSSPAATARTPAGTRSRNETTIRYREAREEPGVVLRDLLAALEDRRAGVENAIVKGYAKMRN; via the coding sequence ATGTCCACTCCAGGAGCATCAACACCATCGTCAAAGAGACCATCGCCACCAAGTGGATATGCGATTTCTGCATCCAAGAGACTCAAAGGTGATGAGGATGTAGTAAGAACCGCTGGTGATAGAACTACCAGTGGATCTGCCACCCCTCATGGTGGTACACACGGGGGGTCTGCAGTTGACCCTGATAAACTATCAGATGCTCTATTATCAGCTGGTGTggatttgaaagaagaagaaaacctTTTATCGTCAACTCTGCAACGAAACGATTATCCAGCAGGAGTTCCTATGCCTGGTAATCAGGCAAATGCATATATTCAgaccccaccaccccctccaCCTCTTGTTCAAACCCCCTTTTTAGACCCTAGGAATGTTCAAAGATCTATTTTCAAGTCATCCAACGAACAAGGAGTGCGATATGTCATTGATAAGGAGAATGAGATTGCGTCTGTGATTTCTGCTTCGTGTGAAGAATGGCTTAATAACATTATTACTAGTGCGGTATCTTTATCACGACACCGTCGTCGGTCTCGAAACGATGTTCACTCGAATATTGCCAAAGCATTAAGAAACATTGCCATAAAAGATAaggaacaagaagaaaaatatgCTGCTAGAAGACTGGCCATGGATCTGGCATCTGGCGACCCATCTGCTGCCGACGAAAAGAGACAGCAAGAGAATGAGGAAACCCAACACCGAGCCACTAATGCTACTGCTTTAATGATGACtcaaggaagaaaaaagtaCAGCTGGATGACCGGAGGCTCGTCacctgctgccactgctagAACTCCAGCTGGCACGAGGTCGCGAAACGAAACAACCATTCGATACCGTGAGGCCCGTGAAGAGCCTGGTGTTGTGCTGCGAGACCTCCTTGCTGCTCTCGAAGACAGGCGGGCCGGTGTCGAAAATGCTATTGTAAAAGGTTATGCTAAAATGCGAAACTAA
- the RCL1 gene encoding Rcl1p (Endonuclease that cleaves pre-rRNA at site A2 for 18S rRNA biogenesis; subunit of U3-containing 90S preribosome processome complex involved in small ribosomal subunit assembly; stimulates Bms1p GTPase and U3 binding activity; similar to RNA cyclase-like proteins but no cyclase activity detected; GO_component: GO:0030686 - 90S preribosome [Evidence IDA] [PMID 12150911]; GO_component: GO:0005730 - nucleolus [Evidence IEA,IEA]; GO_component: GO:0005730 - nucleolus [Evidence IDA] [PMID 10790377]; GO_component: GO:0005634 - nucleus [Evidence IEA]; GO_function: GO:0003963 - RNA-3'-phosphate cyclase activity [Evidence ISS] [PMID 10790377]; GO_function: GO:0003824 - catalytic activity [Evidence IEA]; GO_function: GO:0004521 - endoribonuclease activity [Evidence IDA] [PMID 21849504]; GO_function: GO:0008047 - enzyme activator activity [Evidence IDA] [PMID 16307926]; GO_process: GO:0006396 - RNA processing [Evidence IEA]; GO_process: GO:0000480 - endonucleolytic cleavage in 5'-ETS of tricistronic rRNA transcript (SSU-rRNA, 5.8S rRNA, LSU-rRNA) [Evidence IMP] [PMID 10790377]; GO_process: GO:0000447 - endonucleolytic cleavage in ITS1 to separate SSU-rRNA from 5.8S rRNA and LSU-rRNA from tricistronic rRNA transcript (SSU-rRNA, 5.8S rRNA, LSU-rRNA) [Evidence IMP] [PMID 10790377]; GO_process: GO:0000472 - endonucleolytic cleavage to generate mature 5'-end of SSU-rRNA from (SSU-rRNA, 5.8S rRNA, LSU-rRNA) [Evidence IMP] [PMID 10790377]; GO_process: GO:0042254 - ribosome biogenesis [Evidence IEA,IEA]), protein MPHLVLQPKTIHATSKNLVVKIRGIAYSTRVSPASVNRLIDASRGVLKGTEVETFIYSDVARGEESGKSPGFGATIVAETKGGWPISAEGIATAGVTPEDLGTQVAAKLLHELSLGGTVGRNQVSLALVLMVLGKEDVGRISLGKGVIDAKVVRLLRYIKKFWNLEVVLREDGESEVMCTVKGSGFVSSSKKVA, encoded by the coding sequence ATGCCACATCTGGTGCTTCAGCCAAAGACTATTCATGCCACGTCCAAGAACCTTGTGGTCAAGATCCGTGGTATCGCATACTCTACAAGAGTCAGTCCAGCCAGTGTCAATCGACTGATCGATGCGTCTCGTGGCGTTCTTAAAGGCACCGAGGTCGAGACGTTTATTTATTCGGATGTTGCTAGAGGTGAGGAGTCTGGCAAGAGTCCTGGTTTTGGTGCCACCATTGTGGCCGAAACTAAAGGTGGTTGGCCCATTTCAGCCGAAGGAATTGCTACCGCCGGAGTCACTCCCGAAGATCTTGGAACCCAGGTGGCTGCCAAACTATTGCACGAGCTTTCTCTAGGAGGAACTGTAGGAAGAAATCAGGTGTCGCTGGCTCTCGTGCTTATGGTTCTAGGAAAAGAAGACGTGGGCCGTATTTCCCTTGGCAAGGGAGTCATTGACGCGAAAGTGGTCCGTTTGTTGCGATATATCAAAAAGTTCTGGAATTTAGAAGTGGTATTGAGAGAAGACGGCGAGTCCGAGGTCATGTGTACCGTCAAAGGCTCGGGTTTCGTCAGTTCCAGTAAAAAAGTCGCTTAG
- the RPN7 gene encoding proteasome regulatory particle lid subunit RPN7 (Essential non-ATPase regulatory subunit of the 26S proteasome; similar to another S. cerevisiae regulatory subunit, Rpn5p, as well as to mammalian proteasome subunits; GO_component: GO:0005634 - nucleus [Evidence IDA] [PMID 19446323]; GO_component: GO:0000502 - proteasome complex [Evidence IEA]; GO_component: GO:0008541 - proteasome regulatory particle, lid subcomplex [Evidence IDA] [PMID 9741626]; GO_function: GO:0005198 - structural molecule activity [Evidence IMP] [PMID 15102831]; GO_process: GO:0006511 - ubiquitin-dependent protein catabolic process [Evidence TAS] [PMID 8982460]; GO_process: GO:0006511 - ubiquitin-dependent protein catabolic process [Evidence TAS] [PMID 9697412]), with protein MSETKNKSEKPDNTAASTPIERIPDFRLADYIYRLKNPKLVSLHKESQDLLLEGIKDQKLAPLYFHLHAEGLPSIPWDEQLYQQLKADNEKEIESIKDKIKEAEAEEEELSIIEGWVKLGNYYAKIGDREEAIKTLRRAYDLTASSGVKIDICFTIIRIGFFFDDKPFIGAELDAVKLLIDRGGDWERRNRYKTYNGLYLLSSRQFDEATDLLIDSLSTFTSTEISTYEEIVEYAVLCGVISLGRVDLKRKVIDSPEVLSLLPTTPALEPITMLTNSLYTGEYSTYFQALARVEEEFLRVSRYLSPHSAYYLREMRRKAYAQLLESYKTLSMKSMADAFGVSVEFLDQDLSKFVPQKKLNCVLDRVNGVIVTNRPDNKNAQYQQVVKQGDVLLTKLQKYGAAVRLSGAERVA; from the coding sequence ATGTCCGAGACCAAGAATAAGAGCGAAAAGCCCGACAACACAGCCGCTTCGACGCCTATTGAGCGGATCCCCGATTTCAGGCTCGCTGACTACATCTACCGGCTCAAGAACCCCAAGCTGGTGTCGCTTCATAAAGAGTCGCAAGATCTGTTATTAGAAGGAATCAAGGACCAGAAACTGGCTCCACTGTACTTCCATCTTCATGCTGAGGGTCTGCCTTCGATCCCCTGGGACGAACAGTTATATCAACAGCTCAAGGCCGATAACGAGAAGGAGATCGAGTCCATTAAagacaaaatcaaagaagcCGAGgctgaggaagaggaatTGTCCATTATCGAGGGTTGGGTCAAGTTAGGTAACTACTATGCCAAGATTGGTGATAGAGAAGAGGCTATAAAGACGTTGCGCCGGGCGTATGATTTGACTGCGTCGTCAGGTGTCAAGATCGATATCTGTTTCACCATCATTCGAATTGGATTCTTTTTCGATGATAAGCCTTTTATTGGCGCCGAATTAGACGCTGTTAAGTTGCTTATTGATCGTGGAGGTGACTGGGAACGTCGTAATCGTTATAAGACATATAACGGACTTTACCTGCTATCGTCTCGCCAGTTTGATGAGGCTACTGATCTTCTTATCGACTCGCTGTCTACTTTTACATCGACAGAGATTTCAACATACGAGGAAATCGTTGAATATGCTGTTCTGTGTGGAGTTATTTCGTTAGGACGTGTTGATTTGAAACGGAAGGTGATTGATTCTCCTGAAGTACTGTCGCTACTGCCCACTACTCCTGCATTGGAACCTATTACCATGCTGACCAATTCGCTTTATACGGGAGAATATTCGACCTATTTCCAAGCCCTGGCCcgtgttgaagaagagtttCTACGTGTATCGAGATATTTGTCGCCCCACTCGGCGTATTATTTGCGTGAGATGAGACGAAAGGCATATGCTCAGCTGCTCGAGTCGTATAAAACATTAAGCATGAAGTCCATGGCAGATGCATTTGGCGTGTCAGTGGAGTTCCTGGACCAAGACCTGTCGAAATTCGTGCCCCAGAAGAAACTCAACTGCGTGCTGGACCGCGTCAACGGCGTCATCGTCACCAACCGTCCCGACAACAAAAACGCCCAATACCAACAGGTCGTCAAACAGGGCGACGTGCTCCTCACTAAACTGCAAAAGTATGGAGCTGCTGTACGTCTCAGCGGTGCCGAAAGAGTAGCTTAA